One segment of Ricinus communis isolate WT05 ecotype wild-type chromosome 8, ASM1957865v1, whole genome shotgun sequence DNA contains the following:
- the LOC125370880 gene encoding dehydration-responsive element-binding protein 1B-like, which yields MEKNDSSSTCKLSPCSPCSHISHQATLAPAKKRKAGRTKFKETRHPIYRGVRRRNGNKWVCEVREPNLKSRIWLGTYPTPEMAARAHDVAALAFRGEFASLNYLDSAWILPRPKSSSHEDIKRAALEAAEAFKPSSTDLSSTSPPSSSSCSSASSKPSHEDDLRFSLMDTQDENEKKVLNNGNSSSMNIEPCPNVSIEIRNECSVTSFLDDEALFNMPVLLDSMAEGLILTPPSIRRGFNWDDMAFAVDLTLWRD from the coding sequence ATGGAGAAAAATGATTCGTCTTCAACGTGCAAGCTTTCGCCATGCAGTCCATGCAGCCATATTTCTCACCAGGCAACACTGGCTCCAGCAAAGAAGAGGAAAGCAGGGAGGACCAAGTTCAAGGAGACTAGGCATCCGATTTATAGAGGTGTAAGGCGAAGAAATGGGAATAAATGGGTATGTGAAGTTAGAGAACCGAACCTGAAATCAAGAATATGGCTAGGGACATACCCTACCCCAGAAATGGCAGCTAGGGCACATGATGTTGCTGCTTTGGCATTCAGAGGAGAGTTTGCTTCTCTCAACTATCTTGATTCAGCTTGGATACTGCCACGACCAAAGTCGTCTTCTCATGAAGATATTAAAAGGGCTGCTCTTGAAGCTGCTGAGGCTTTCAAGCCAAGTTCTACTGATCTATCCTCAACATCACCACCATCGTCTTCTTCTTGTTCGTCTGCGTCTTCTAAGCCAAGCCATGAAGATGATTTGAGATTTTCATTGATGGACACCCAAGATgagaatgaaaagaaagttCTTAATAATGGAAACTCTTCTTCCATGAATATAGAGCCTTGCCCTAATGTCTCCATTGAGATTCGCAACGAGTGTTCTGTCACTTCATTCTTGGATGATGAGGCATTGTTTAATATGCCAGTTTTACTTGACAGCATGGCAGAAGGTCTAATCCTTACCCCACCATCTATCAGAAGAGGGTTTAATTGGGATGACATGGCTTTTGCTGTGGACTTGACCTTGTGGAGAGactag
- the LOC125370924 gene encoding dehydration-responsive element-binding protein 1B-like yields the protein MQNVKFWNGENDSSSTCKLSPCSPCSHISHQATLAPAKKRKAGRTKFKETRHPIYRGVRRRNGNKWVCEVREPNLKSRIWLGTYPTPEMAARAHDVAALAFRGEFASLNYLDSAWILPRPKSSSHEDIKRAALEAAEAFKPSSTDLSSTSPPSSSSCSSASSKPSHEDDLRFSLMDTQDENEKKVLNNGNSSSMNIEPCPNVSIEIRNECSVTSFLDDEALFNMPVLLDSMAEGLILTPPSIRRGFNWDDMAFAVDLTLWRD from the exons ATGCAAAACGTCAAATTCTGG AATGGAGAAAATGATTCGTCTTCAACGTGCAAGCTTTCGCCATGCAGTCCATGCAGCCATATTTCTCACCAGGCAACACTGGCTCCAGCAAAGAAGAGGAAAGCAGGGAGGACCAAGTTCAAGGAGACTAGGCATCCGATTTATAGAGGTGTAAGGCGAAGAAATGGGAATAAATGGGTATGTGAAGTTAGAGAACCGAACCTGAAATCAAGAATATGGCTAGGGACATACCCTACCCCAGAAATGGCAGCTAGGGCACATGATGTTGCTGCTTTGGCATTCAGAGGAGAGTTTGCTTCTCTCAACTATCTTGATTCAGCTTGGATACTGCCACGACCAAAGTCGTCTTCTCATGAAGATATTAAAAGGGCTGCTCTTGAAGCTGCTGAGGCTTTCAAGCCAAGTTCTACTGATCTATCCTCAACATCACCACCATCGTCTTCTTCTTGTTCGTCTGCGTCTTCTAAGCCAAGCCATGAAGATGATTTGAGATTTTCATTGATGGACACCCAAGATgagaatgaaaagaaagttCTTAATAATGGAAACTCTTCTTCCATGAATATAGAGCCTTGCCCTAATGTCTCCATTGAGATTCGCAACGAGTGTTCTGTCACTTCATTCTTGGATGATGAGGCATTGTTTAATATGCCAGTTTTACTTGACAGCATGGCAGAAGGTCTAATCCTTACCCCACCATCTATCAGAAGAGGGTTTAATTGGGATGACATGGCTTTTGCTGTGGACTTGACCTTGTGGAGAGactag
- the LOC112536770 gene encoding ribosome-inactivating protein bryodin II encodes MMNYEEFLLLLKRGDMRAWIGLGIVMFLLEARIDITGRLLDLTANINMERLLALIGATWILWQIKKYYWPRPDYEYYATFDDPSTVSYEHTRYRTVTFNTADATRESYRLFIETLRTELANKHERSDGMKVMREPSTLLNLERRILKVELSNSETTSATLVLDQEDAYVVGYIARDQSYLLQLDSDKHCFNDGFTDSIRLPFGFSYEELEKRAGVQSRREINLGIKELECAIKDLDKTNYNDNYKSVAKSLIVCIQMVSEAARFIYIETKVCDSITEGRKKFYRNFKPDDTMLKLEKDWDKLSDAVQNLIPHLALMKFKSGDHGAGTSSERRKSGRKDKERYRMKY; translated from the coding sequence ATGATGAATTATGAAGAATTTTTGCTGCTGCTAAAGAGAGGAGATATGAGGGCGTGGATTGGGCTAGGAATCGTAATGTTTTTGCTAGAAGCCCGCATAGATATTACAGGGAGGCTTTTGGATTTGACAGCCaatataaatatggaaaggCTTTTGGCGTTGATAGGGGCAACATGGATCCTGTGGCAAATCAAAAAGTATTATTGGCCCCGACCCGATTACGAATATTATGCTACTTTTGATGACCCTTCCACTGTCTCATATGAACACACTCGATACCGTACTGTGACATTTAACACTGCAGATGCTACCAGAGAAAGTTACCGATTATTTATAGAAACCCTACGAACTGAGCTGGCGAACAAACATGAGAGGTCTGACGGAATGAAAGTGATGCGTGAACCATCCACATTGCTTAATCTCGAGCGGCGGATTCTTAAGGTAGAGCTCTCAAATTCAGAGACAACGTCGGCTACATTAGTATTAGACCAAGAAGACGCATATGTGGTGGGTTATATAGCACGAGATCAATCCTACTTGCTTCAGTTAGACAGCGATAAGCACTGTTTCAATGATGGTTTCACAGATAGCATCCGCCTTCCTTTCGGGTTTAGCTACGAGGAACTTGAGAAGAGAGCTGGCGTGCAATCAAGAAGGGAGATTAACTTAGGGATCAAGGAACTGGAGTGTGCAATCAAAGACCTAGACAAGACTAATTATAATGACAACTACAAATCCGTGGCGAAATCCCTTATAGTTTGCATCCAAATGGTCTCAGAGGCAGCaagattcatatatatagagacAAAAGTTTGTGATAGCATTACTGAAGGTAGAAAAAAATTCTACAGAAACTTTAAGCCAGATGATACCATGCTTAAGCTCGAGAAGGATTGGGACAAACTCTCTGATGCAGTCCAGAACTTAATTCCGCACCTGGCACTCATGAAGTTCAAAAGTGGTGATCATGGAGCAGGAACATCTAGTGAGCGGAGAAAAAGTGGAAGAAAAGACAAAGAACGTTATAGAATGAAATATTAG